The Triticum aestivum cultivar Chinese Spring chromosome 3A, IWGSC CS RefSeq v2.1, whole genome shotgun sequence genome includes a region encoding these proteins:
- the LOC123058858 gene encoding uncharacterized protein — protein sequence MEFSAPNLAKFEYSGQAIPITLGESMKPTEATVTLLGYDDTLEHVFTELPKTLSRVETLSVNTCINTEVVGFSNCLMKFTHLRKLEVTVSILGDSRIRNGILRLVSLLEVAPLLQRLELNMLPHVSVGVSNEPEAYWHFQPCAHRHLEQFEVSGFIGLRGQLEVVLCILEANVRRTEGDGI from the exons ATGGAATTCAGTGCTCCGAATCTAGCAAAATTTGAGTATTCGGGTCAGGCCATACCCATTACACTCGGTGAATCCATGAAGCCAACAGAAGCTACTGTGACGCTCTTGGGATATGATGACACTCTTGAGCATGTCTTCACCGAACTTCCAAAGACCCTGTCTCGCGTGGAGACACTATCTGTGAACACTTGCATAAACACCGAG GTGGTTGGATTTTCAAATTGCCTGATGAAGTTTACTCATCTGAGAAAACTGGAGGTGACTGTAAGTATTCTCGGGGACTCGAGAATCAGAAATGGGATTCTTCGTTTAGTGAGTCTTCTAGAGGTGGCCCCTCTTCTGCAAAGGCTCGAGTTAAAT ATGCTTCCACATGTGTCGGTTGGGGTATCCAACGAGCCTGAAGCTTACTGGCATTTTCAGCCGTGCGCCCACCGTCATCTTGAGCAGTTCGAGGTTTCAGGGTTTATCGGTCTAAGAGGTCAGCTTGAGGTGGTGTTGTGCATCCTTGAGGCGAATGTCCGTAGAACCGAGGGTGACGGCATATGA